The DNA sequence CTGTTTCTTGAGTATATAACTACATGTGAGTCTGGGTCTATCCCAAGATCAATGATCTCTTTTTGTACGTTTTTGCTGTAAGCAGAAGCGAGTCTCTCATATTTGCTTTTGGTAAACTTGGAGATGTCAGCATAAAGAGCCCCCATAATATGGCTTGTATCATACATACTACTGACATCTAAAAGGATTAGCTTCTTATCTTTTAATAGCTCTTTTAGTCTCTCAGGCGTTATAAACGCATCTGAGGCATAAGTGTAAAATGTAAGCAGGAGCAGGGTAAGAAGATATTTCATCAGATGGCTTAAAAGGTTTGCGTATTTCTAAATTCAGAGATCTCTGTCTCGACCATCTCGTTTATCATTATCTTGAAAAGGTCAGAGATCATATTTGGAGATACATCTGCTTGAATCGCGGAGTGACGAACTTTTTGCAGGATATAATCAACTCTATCATCTGCCTTGACCTCTTCAATACTGTTTTTAAATGAAGCTGCCTGACGTACAAGATGGCTTCTTTTTGAGATGAGATTTACTATCTCGTCATCTATCTTATCTATCTCTGTTCTGACCTCTTCGAGGGAGTTGCATTTTTTTACTTTTGACATGTAGATTCTCCGTTTTTAATAGGACATATTACCCAAAAAGAGATAATAAATTCTAGTTGGGTTTTATGATTTTTTTTATCTCTTTTGGCAGATGTGCAAAGGGGATGTTTTTAACTCCCGCCTTAACCCCATCTTCATAAACCATAACATCAACGCTCATTTTTATGGGGAAAAAACGCAAAAGAGTGTATGAGTCTCTCCCTTGCGAAAAGGATATGTTTTCAAGCTCTATGCTCTTTTTTTGTTTTGCCATCTTAGCTCTTTAGATATATTCCCGTATCTTTGACTTCTATATCTTGGCTCTCCTGAAGAGCGGTAAGCGAGCGTTTGAACTCTTTTTTACTAAGGGCGAATACATCTTTTATAAGCTCTGCGTCACTCTTGTAGTTGTAAGGCATCACCCCGCCGCTCTTTTTTAGAAGAGAGAGCACTTTTTCACATGAGATGTCCTTCTGTTTTGCTCCGCCTGCTTGAAGTTTCAGGTCAATAGAGCCATCTTTTCTTACGGTCTTGATATAGGCTTTTCTTCTGCTTCCTATCTCTATCGTCTCAAAGATCTCGTTATGGTAGATAAGCCCCTCATATCTCTCTTCTACAACACACTTAAAGCCAAGAGGAGTTCTTGCGATGATGAGTATATCGACCTCTTTGTTTGGGGCTAACCCTTTTACTCTTCTATCAAAAAAGTCGCCCAGCTTCTCGGTTCCGACAAGCCTGTGTGTCTTTTCGTCATATACGACTTTTAGAAATCTCTTATCTCCGATCTTGAACTTCTCTTTTTGAAACATATTGGGGACAAAGAGATCTTTTGCAAGTCCCCAATCAACAAATGCTCCAAAAGGGGCAACATCCACAACCTCGAACAGAGCATACTCATCAAGCATCGCTTTTGGTTTAAGAGTCGTTGCAATTAGTCTGTCCTCTGAGTCGGTATATAAAAATACCTCCAAAAGAGTCTCCTCTTGCATCTCATCGGTTACGTAAGCTTGCGGCAGGAGCA is a window from the Sulfurimonas crateris genome containing:
- a CDS encoding chorismate mutase, producing MSKVKKCNSLEEVRTEIDKIDDEIVNLISKRSHLVRQAASFKNSIEEVKADDRVDYILQKVRHSAIQADVSPNMISDLFKIMINEMVETEISEFRNTQTF
- a CDS encoding CvfB family protein → MQQNQNLELGRINCLKVDRHTPHGIFLTALDEKDVLLPQAYVTDEMQEETLLEVFLYTDSEDRLIATTLKPKAMLDEYALFEVVDVAPFGAFVDWGLAKDLFVPNMFQKEKFKIGDKRFLKVVYDEKTHRLVGTEKLGDFFDRRVKGLAPNKEVDILIIARTPLGFKCVVEERYEGLIYHNEIFETIEIGSRRKAYIKTVRKDGSIDLKLQAGGAKQKDISCEKVLSLLKKSGGVMPYNYKSDAELIKDVFALSKKEFKRSLTALQESQDIEVKDTGIYLKS